From the Maniola jurtina chromosome Z, ilManJurt1.1, whole genome shotgun sequence genome, one window contains:
- the LOC123880416 gene encoding potassium channel subfamily T member 1 isoform X4 produces the protein MELSGGGESADGPSSRGSAKVNFPPDVESDRRPTGTFGGITAAAFHRGRGRSMSAWSDISRSSIRFEERVRVEYYVNENTFKERLQLYFIKNQRSSLRIRIVNLFFKLLACVLYIFRVCADGDPISASCYGCKPGNKTEFEYSANLTEEEFQEHPIINWDGIIWVNRPLYLWGVQAVLAMISLSEAILLVYLGYKGNIWQQVLSFHFILEMVNTVPFALTVPFPPLRNLFIPVFLNCWLAKRSLENMFNDLHRAMQKSQSALSQQLMILCVTLLCLVFTSVCGIQHFQRAGHRHLNLFQATYFVVVTFSTVGYGDFVPDIWPSQLFMVIMIGVALVVLPTQFEQLAFTWMERQKLGGSYSSHRAQSEKHVVVCSTTLHADTIMDFLNEFYAHPLLQDYYVVLLSPMELDTTMRMILQVPIWAQRVIYIQGSCLKDTDLIRARMNEAEACFILAARNYADKTAADEHTILRSWAVKDFAPDVPQYVQIFRPENKLHVKFAEFVVCEDEFKYALLANNCTCPGASTLVTLLLHTSRGQEGQQSPEEWHRLYGKCSGNEIYHIVLGDSRFFGEYEGKSFTYASFHSHRKYGVALVGVRPAELPEFYEDTILLNPGPRHIMKSSDTCYYMSITKEENSAFVVSDKQTESKANVIPKDQTACSLLSNEKKIADAEDGTGQQKTPDGSNVAHYDLPQVILQAPASSTPNASPSRINPANTVSSANLTVAGSKMEGVSTSGSDSRTCLKDSPATDSATDSHLLLPRPDNTNFLSPDFLSCRRGSRRPSILPVPDMVTSTLNIATDNQDEEVEADESEDELDDDVPWRSPSEKIALYSYIQTCRYTDRVEAACPLHRVGTSLDDASTSSLSSPAASDTRSAWRNDFSRIVKGFPPVSPFIGVSPTLCYLLKEKKPLCCLQLAQVCEHCAYRNAKEYQWQNKTIILAADYASNGIYNFIIPLRAHFRSKTSLNPIILLLERRPDIAFLDSISYFPLVYWMLGSIDCLDDLLRAGITLAENVVVVNKELSNSAEEDSLSDCNTIVAVQTMFKFFPSIKSITELSQSSNMRFMQFRAHDKYALHLSKMEKTLILQREKERGSHISYMFRLPFAAGSVFSASMLDTLLYQAFVKDYVITFVRLLLGVDQAPGSGFLTSMKITKEDMWIRTYGRLYQKLCSTTCEIPIGIYRTQDTSLADQAHHLQQASEEDGVAGDGNPEGTGRERNRRGPTGCLSGCYGDRTPAYSASLADEARDNHAQQIERAEIANLVRSRMESLKLTGIDYDDVSEKRNSLSYVIINPSCDLNLQEGDIIYLVRPSPFSAQKTFERHNSRRKSNISFCSGALIQAVAAGSRRGSALAGLTSLSPRAPPLTTTKANSLSLPDSPTILTDFRGRSNSLRVVDDILLRRSNSLRQGLGPVNSRRRKSSLEEIGISHFNSLLQHQQQQQLQDANAIKIALNSSIGLEVTPPDEGPVDRLGGPLGGYQDMGVAFPSTSTGSGLPPPTPDPQHLQGTIV, from the exons AGTTCGTGTGGAGTATTACGTGAACGAGAACACTTTTAAAGAAAGACTGCAATTGTATTTTATAAAGAACCAACGTTCGA GTTTACGCATTAGAATAGTAAATCTATTTTTCAAGCTTCTAGCTTGTGTTCTCTATATATTTCGTGTTTGCGCCGATGGAGATCCCATTTCTGCCTCCTg ttatGGATGTAAACCAGGCAATAAGACTGAATTTGAATATTCAGCTAATCTAACTGAAGAGGAGTTTCAGGAGCATCCAATCATCAACTGGGATGGAATAATATGGGTGAACCGGCCGCTGTATCTTTGGGGAGTGCAAGCGGTCTTGGCTATGATCTCATTATCCGAAGCTATTTTGCTTGTTTATCTTGGATACAAG GGCAACATATGGCAACAGGTCCTGTCTTTCCACTTCATATTGGAGATGGTGAACACGGTGCCATTTGCACTTACC GTCCCATTCCCGCCTCTTCGCAATTTGTTTATCCCGGTATTTTTAAACTGTTGGCTTGCAAAGAGATCacttgaaaacatgttt AACGATTTACATCGCGCAATGCAAAAGTCTCAGTCGGCTCTATCTCAGCAACTAATGATTCTTTGTGTCACACTGCTATGTCTTGTCTTTACTAG CGTATGTGGTATCCAACATTTTCAACGTGCTGGTCATCGTCACTTGAATTTGTTCCAAGCGACCTACTTTGTGGTTGTCACCTTCTCAACGGTGGGATATGGCGACTTTGTACCAGATATTTGGCCTTCACAACTATTCATGGTTATTATGATTGGGGTTGCTCTCGTCGTCTTACCTACACAG TTCGAACAACTTGCGTTTACGTGGATGGAAAGGCAGAAGTTAGGTGGATCTTACTCATCACACCGGGCCCAGTCAGAGAAACACGTTGTAGTTTGCTCAACAACCCTTCACGCTGATACAATCATGGATTTTCTAAACGAGTTTTATGCTCACCCATTGCTGCAAGACTATTACGTGGTATTGTTATCACCAATGGAGCTCGATACTACTATGAGGATGATCTTACAG GTCCCCATTTGGGCTCAACGTGTGATATACATCCAAGGCTCCTGCCTGAAAGACACTGATCTGATCCGAGCACGGATGAATGAAGCCGAGGCATGCTTTATCCTTGCCGCAAGGAATTATGCTGACAAAACGGCTGCTGACGAACATACTATTTTACG GTCCTGGGCTGTGAAGGATTTTGCTCCGGACGTGCCACAATACGTACAGATTTTTCGCCCTGAGAACAAGCTGCATGTAAAATTTGCAGAATTTGTTGTATGTGAAGATGAATTCAAATACGCGCTGCTTGCCAATAATTGCACCTGTCCTGGAGCCTCTACCCTCGTCACTCTTCTGCTACATACCAGCCGGGGCCA GGAAGGGCAACAATCCCCAGAAGAATGGCATCGCCTATATGGAAAATGTTCTGGAAATGAAATTTATCACATTGTTCTTGGCGACAGTCGGTTTTTTGGTGAATACGAAGGAAAAAGCTTTACATATGCCAGTTTCCATTCGCACCGAAA GTACGGTGTTGCTCTAGTCGGTGTTCGCCCAGCTGAACTTCCCGAATTTTATGAAGACACTATTCTCTTAAATCCAGGCCCGCGACATATCATGAAAAGCAGCGACACGTGTTATTACATGAGTATCACGAAGGAAGAAAATTCTGCTTTTGTAGTTTCCGATAAACAGACGGAAAGCAAAGCTAATGTTATACCTAAAGATCAAACCGCGTGTAGTCTTCTCTCTAACGAGAAGAAAATTGCGGACGCAGAAGATGGAACGGGACAGCAAAAAACACCAGACGGTAGTAATGTGGCTCACTACGACCTCCCACAAGTGATTCTACAAGCTCCCGCGAGTTCCACACCAAACGCATCGCCATCACGCATCAACCCAGCTAATACTGTATCATCCGCTAATTTAACTGTTGCTGGCT cTAAAATGGAAGGAGTGTCGACATCAGGCTCAGACTCTCGTACCTGCTTAAAAGATTCCCCAGCCACTGACAGTGCTACTGACAGTCATCTTTTGCTCCCGCGACCTGATAATACAAATTTCTTAAGCCCAGATTTCCTAAGCTGCCGCCGAG GCAGCAGACGCCCTTCCATTTTACCCGTGCCTGACATGGTAACGAGTACCCTGAACATAGCCACCGACAACCAGGATGAAGAGGTGGAGGCAGATGAAAGCGAGGACGAGCTTGACGATGATGTGCCTTGGCGTTCCCCTTCCGAGAAGATTGC ccTGTACTCGTACATTCAAACGTGTAGATATACCGACCGGGTTGAAGCAGCATGCCCTCTGCACAGAGTAGGTACGTCATT GGACGACGCCAGCACCAGCTCGCTGTCCTCACCGGCCGCCAGCGATACACGCTCAGCGTGGCGCAACGACTTCAGTAG GATCGTTAAAGGTTTTCCACCCGTATCACCCTTTATCGGTGTAAGTCCAACTCTATGTTATTTGCTGAAAGAAAAGAAGCCTCTCTGCTGTCTTCAATTGGCACAAGTGTGTGAGCATTGTGCCTACCGAAACGCGAAGGAATACCAGTGGCAAAACAAGACGATAATCCTCGCCGCCGACTACGCATCTAATGgaatctataattttattattcccCTGCGCGCCCATTTCAGATCCAAGACCTCATTGAACCCCATTATTCTTTTACTGGAACGCAGACCTGATATAGCTTTCTTGGATTCTATCTCGTACTTTCCGCTGGTCTATTGGATGCTAGGTTCTATTGATTG TTTAGATGACCTCTTGCGCGCTGGAATAACTTTAGCAGAGAATGTAGTCGTGGTGAATAAGGAGTTATCCAATTCTGCCGAAGAAGACAGTCTCTCAGACTGTAACACCATAGTAGCAGTGCAGACAATGTTCAA atTCTTTCCTTCAATCAAATCTATAACGGAGCTATCGCAATCGTCAAATATGCGCTTCATGCAATTCAGGGCTCATGATAAATATGCATTACATCTCTCTAAAATGGAAAAG acCTTGATTTTGCAGCGTGAAAAGGAAAGGGGATCGCATATTTCCTACATGTTCCGATTGCCCTTTGCTGCCGGCTCCGTGTTTTCCGCCTCAATGTTAGACACACTTCTATACCAGGCCTTTGTAAAAGACTATGTCATTACATTTGTCAGATTATTGTTGGGCGTCGATCAGGCACCTGGTTCAGGATTCCTTACCTCC ATGAAAATAACGAAGGAGGATATGTGGATTCGTACGTACGGTCGGCTGTATCAAAAGTTATGTTCTACTACATGCGAAATTCCAATCGGGATATATCGCACTCAGGACACAAGCCTAGCCGATCAGGCTCACCAC TTGCAGCAGGCCTCAGAGGAAGATGGGGTGGCGGGTGATGGAAACCCCGAGGGGACGGGCAGAGAACGTAATCGTCGCGGACCCACCGGCTGCCTCAGCGGATGTTACGGCGACCGCACACCCGCG TATTCAGCGAGCTTAGCAGATGAAGCAAGAGACAACCACGCCCAGCAAATCGAACGAGCAGAAATAGCTAATCTTGTAAGATCTCGAATGGAGTCATTAAAATTGACTGGTATAGATTATGATGATGTCAGTGAAAAAAGAAACAGTCTATCTTACGTAATCATAAACCCAAGCTGCGATCTCAATTTACAGGAAGGCGATAtaat ATACTTGGTACGCCCTTCACCATTCTCAGCGCAAAAAACATTCGAACGCCATAACAGTCGCCGAAAATCGAACATTAGTTTTTGTTCTGGAGCCCTGATCCAGGCCGTAGCAGCGGGCAGCCGTCGCGGTTCTGCGCTCGCTGGGCTCACGAGCCTCTCTCCTCGAGCTCCACCTCTCACTACCACCAAAGCAAATTCCCTTTCTCTGCCTGACAGTCCTACCATCCTCACCGACTTTCGCGGTCGCTCTAACTCTCTTCGAGTGGTAGATGACATCTTACTACGACGTTCTAACTCTCTTCGACAAGGACTAGGGCCAGTCAATAGTCGACGCCGCAAGAGTAGCCTCGAAGAGATTGGAATTTCACATTTTAATTCGCTGCTGCAACATCAACAGCAGCAGCAACTACAAGATGCGAATGCTATTAAAATTGCCCTGAATAGCAGCATCGGACTGGAAGTGACGCCGCCCGATGAAGGTCCTGTAGATCGGCTAGGAGGGCCACTAGGAGGATATCAAGATATGGGTGTTGCGTTTCCTTCGACTTCCACGGGATCTGGTCTACCACCACCGACACCAGATCCGCAACATCTGCAGGGAACGATCGTATGA
- the LOC123880416 gene encoding potassium channel subfamily T member 2 isoform X14: MELSGGGESADGPSSRGSAKVNFPPDVESDRRPTGTFGGITAAAFHRGRGRSMSAWSDISRSSIRFEERVRVEYYVNENTFKERLQLYFIKNQRSSLRIRIVNLFFKLLACVLYIFRVCADGDPISASCYGCKPGNKTEFEYSANLTEEEFQEHPIINWDGIIWVNRPLYLWGVQAVLAMISLSEAILLVYLGYKGNIWQQVLSFHFILEMVNTVPFALTVPFPPLRNLFIPVFLNCWLAKRSLENMFNDLHRAMQKSQSALSQQLMILCVTLLCLVFTSVCGIQHFQRAGHRHLNLFQATYFVVVTFSTVGYGDFVPDIWPSQLFMVIMIGVALVVLPTQFEQLAFTWMERQKLGGSYSSHRAQSEKHVVVCSTTLHADTIMDFLNEFYAHPLLQDYYVVLLSPMELDTTMRMILQVPIWAQRVIYIQGSCLKDTDLIRARMNEAEACFILAARNYADKTAADEHTILRSWAVKDFAPDVPQYVQIFRPENKLHVKFAEFVVCEDEFKYALLANNCTCPGASTLVTLLLHTSRGQEGQQSPEEWHRLYGKCSGNEIYHIVLGDSRFFGEYEGKSFTYASFHSHRKYGVALVGVRPAELPEFYEDTILLNPGPRHIMKSSDTCYYMSITKEENSAFVVSDKQTESKANVIPKDQTACSLLSNEKKIADAEDGTGQQKTPDAKMEGVSTSGSDSRTCLKDSPATDSATDSHLLLPRPDNTNFLSPDFLSCRRGSRRPSILPVPDMVTSTLNIATDNQDEEVEADESEDELDDDVPWRSPSEKIADDASTSSLSSPAASDTRSAWRNDFSRIVKGFPPVSPFIGVSPTLCYLLKEKKPLCCLQLAQVCEHCAYRNAKEYQWQNKTIILAADYASNGIYNFIIPLRAHFRSKTSLNPIILLLERRPDIAFLDSISYFPLVYWMLGSIDCLDDLLRAGITLAENVVVVNKELSNSAEEDSLSDCNTIVAVQTMFKFFPSIKSITELSQSSNMRFMQFRAHDKYALHLSKMEKTLILQREKERGSHISYMFRLPFAAGSVFSASMLDTLLYQAFVKDYVITFVRLLLGVDQAPGSGFLTSMKITKEDMWIRTYGRLYQKLCSTTCEIPIGIYRTQDTSLADQAHHVSMSPRTPSRWFWPRLAGMRPSRASQASEEDGVAGDGNPEGTGRERNRRGPTGCLSGCYGDRTPAYSASLADEARDNHAQQIERAEIANLVRSRMESLKLTGIDYDDVSEKRNSLSYVIINPSCDLNLQEGDIIYLVRPSPFSAQKTFERHNSRRKSNISFCSGALIQAVAAGSRRGSALAGLTSLSPRAPPLTTTKANSLSLPDSPTILTDFRGRSNSLRVVDDILLRRSNSLRQGLGPVNSRRRKSSLEEIGISHFNSLLQHQQQQQLQDANAIKIALNSSIGLEVTPPDEGPVDRLGGPLGGYQDMGVAFPSTSTGSGLPPPTPDPQHLQGTIV, encoded by the exons AGTTCGTGTGGAGTATTACGTGAACGAGAACACTTTTAAAGAAAGACTGCAATTGTATTTTATAAAGAACCAACGTTCGA GTTTACGCATTAGAATAGTAAATCTATTTTTCAAGCTTCTAGCTTGTGTTCTCTATATATTTCGTGTTTGCGCCGATGGAGATCCCATTTCTGCCTCCTg ttatGGATGTAAACCAGGCAATAAGACTGAATTTGAATATTCAGCTAATCTAACTGAAGAGGAGTTTCAGGAGCATCCAATCATCAACTGGGATGGAATAATATGGGTGAACCGGCCGCTGTATCTTTGGGGAGTGCAAGCGGTCTTGGCTATGATCTCATTATCCGAAGCTATTTTGCTTGTTTATCTTGGATACAAG GGCAACATATGGCAACAGGTCCTGTCTTTCCACTTCATATTGGAGATGGTGAACACGGTGCCATTTGCACTTACC GTCCCATTCCCGCCTCTTCGCAATTTGTTTATCCCGGTATTTTTAAACTGTTGGCTTGCAAAGAGATCacttgaaaacatgttt AACGATTTACATCGCGCAATGCAAAAGTCTCAGTCGGCTCTATCTCAGCAACTAATGATTCTTTGTGTCACACTGCTATGTCTTGTCTTTACTAG CGTATGTGGTATCCAACATTTTCAACGTGCTGGTCATCGTCACTTGAATTTGTTCCAAGCGACCTACTTTGTGGTTGTCACCTTCTCAACGGTGGGATATGGCGACTTTGTACCAGATATTTGGCCTTCACAACTATTCATGGTTATTATGATTGGGGTTGCTCTCGTCGTCTTACCTACACAG TTCGAACAACTTGCGTTTACGTGGATGGAAAGGCAGAAGTTAGGTGGATCTTACTCATCACACCGGGCCCAGTCAGAGAAACACGTTGTAGTTTGCTCAACAACCCTTCACGCTGATACAATCATGGATTTTCTAAACGAGTTTTATGCTCACCCATTGCTGCAAGACTATTACGTGGTATTGTTATCACCAATGGAGCTCGATACTACTATGAGGATGATCTTACAG GTCCCCATTTGGGCTCAACGTGTGATATACATCCAAGGCTCCTGCCTGAAAGACACTGATCTGATCCGAGCACGGATGAATGAAGCCGAGGCATGCTTTATCCTTGCCGCAAGGAATTATGCTGACAAAACGGCTGCTGACGAACATACTATTTTACG GTCCTGGGCTGTGAAGGATTTTGCTCCGGACGTGCCACAATACGTACAGATTTTTCGCCCTGAGAACAAGCTGCATGTAAAATTTGCAGAATTTGTTGTATGTGAAGATGAATTCAAATACGCGCTGCTTGCCAATAATTGCACCTGTCCTGGAGCCTCTACCCTCGTCACTCTTCTGCTACATACCAGCCGGGGCCA GGAAGGGCAACAATCCCCAGAAGAATGGCATCGCCTATATGGAAAATGTTCTGGAAATGAAATTTATCACATTGTTCTTGGCGACAGTCGGTTTTTTGGTGAATACGAAGGAAAAAGCTTTACATATGCCAGTTTCCATTCGCACCGAAA GTACGGTGTTGCTCTAGTCGGTGTTCGCCCAGCTGAACTTCCCGAATTTTATGAAGACACTATTCTCTTAAATCCAGGCCCGCGACATATCATGAAAAGCAGCGACACGTGTTATTACATGAGTATCACGAAGGAAGAAAATTCTGCTTTTGTAGTTTCCGATAAACAGACGGAAAGCAAAGCTAATGTTATACCTAAAGATCAAACCGCGTGTAGTCTTCTCTCTAACGAGAAGAAAATTGCGGACGCAGAAGATGGAACGGGACAGCAAAAAACACCAGACG cTAAAATGGAAGGAGTGTCGACATCAGGCTCAGACTCTCGTACCTGCTTAAAAGATTCCCCAGCCACTGACAGTGCTACTGACAGTCATCTTTTGCTCCCGCGACCTGATAATACAAATTTCTTAAGCCCAGATTTCCTAAGCTGCCGCCGAG GCAGCAGACGCCCTTCCATTTTACCCGTGCCTGACATGGTAACGAGTACCCTGAACATAGCCACCGACAACCAGGATGAAGAGGTGGAGGCAGATGAAAGCGAGGACGAGCTTGACGATGATGTGCCTTGGCGTTCCCCTTCCGAGAAGATTGC GGACGACGCCAGCACCAGCTCGCTGTCCTCACCGGCCGCCAGCGATACACGCTCAGCGTGGCGCAACGACTTCAGTAG GATCGTTAAAGGTTTTCCACCCGTATCACCCTTTATCGGTGTAAGTCCAACTCTATGTTATTTGCTGAAAGAAAAGAAGCCTCTCTGCTGTCTTCAATTGGCACAAGTGTGTGAGCATTGTGCCTACCGAAACGCGAAGGAATACCAGTGGCAAAACAAGACGATAATCCTCGCCGCCGACTACGCATCTAATGgaatctataattttattattcccCTGCGCGCCCATTTCAGATCCAAGACCTCATTGAACCCCATTATTCTTTTACTGGAACGCAGACCTGATATAGCTTTCTTGGATTCTATCTCGTACTTTCCGCTGGTCTATTGGATGCTAGGTTCTATTGATTG TTTAGATGACCTCTTGCGCGCTGGAATAACTTTAGCAGAGAATGTAGTCGTGGTGAATAAGGAGTTATCCAATTCTGCCGAAGAAGACAGTCTCTCAGACTGTAACACCATAGTAGCAGTGCAGACAATGTTCAA atTCTTTCCTTCAATCAAATCTATAACGGAGCTATCGCAATCGTCAAATATGCGCTTCATGCAATTCAGGGCTCATGATAAATATGCATTACATCTCTCTAAAATGGAAAAG acCTTGATTTTGCAGCGTGAAAAGGAAAGGGGATCGCATATTTCCTACATGTTCCGATTGCCCTTTGCTGCCGGCTCCGTGTTTTCCGCCTCAATGTTAGACACACTTCTATACCAGGCCTTTGTAAAAGACTATGTCATTACATTTGTCAGATTATTGTTGGGCGTCGATCAGGCACCTGGTTCAGGATTCCTTACCTCC ATGAAAATAACGAAGGAGGATATGTGGATTCGTACGTACGGTCGGCTGTATCAAAAGTTATGTTCTACTACATGCGAAATTCCAATCGGGATATATCGCACTCAGGACACAAGCCTAGCCGATCAGGCTCACCACGTGAGTATGTCGCCACGGACCCCGTCAAGGTGGTTCTGGCCACGCCTCGCGGGCATGCGACCATCGCGCGCATCG CAGGCCTCAGAGGAAGATGGGGTGGCGGGTGATGGAAACCCCGAGGGGACGGGCAGAGAACGTAATCGTCGCGGACCCACCGGCTGCCTCAGCGGATGTTACGGCGACCGCACACCCGCG TATTCAGCGAGCTTAGCAGATGAAGCAAGAGACAACCACGCCCAGCAAATCGAACGAGCAGAAATAGCTAATCTTGTAAGATCTCGAATGGAGTCATTAAAATTGACTGGTATAGATTATGATGATGTCAGTGAAAAAAGAAACAGTCTATCTTACGTAATCATAAACCCAAGCTGCGATCTCAATTTACAGGAAGGCGATAtaat ATACTTGGTACGCCCTTCACCATTCTCAGCGCAAAAAACATTCGAACGCCATAACAGTCGCCGAAAATCGAACATTAGTTTTTGTTCTGGAGCCCTGATCCAGGCCGTAGCAGCGGGCAGCCGTCGCGGTTCTGCGCTCGCTGGGCTCACGAGCCTCTCTCCTCGAGCTCCACCTCTCACTACCACCAAAGCAAATTCCCTTTCTCTGCCTGACAGTCCTACCATCCTCACCGACTTTCGCGGTCGCTCTAACTCTCTTCGAGTGGTAGATGACATCTTACTACGACGTTCTAACTCTCTTCGACAAGGACTAGGGCCAGTCAATAGTCGACGCCGCAAGAGTAGCCTCGAAGAGATTGGAATTTCACATTTTAATTCGCTGCTGCAACATCAACAGCAGCAGCAACTACAAGATGCGAATGCTATTAAAATTGCCCTGAATAGCAGCATCGGACTGGAAGTGACGCCGCCCGATGAAGGTCCTGTAGATCGGCTAGGAGGGCCACTAGGAGGATATCAAGATATGGGTGTTGCGTTTCCTTCGACTTCCACGGGATCTGGTCTACCACCACCGACACCAGATCCGCAACATCTGCAGGGAACGATCGTATGA